A region from the Lycium barbarum isolate Lr01 chromosome 8, ASM1917538v2, whole genome shotgun sequence genome encodes:
- the LOC132607713 gene encoding uncharacterized protein LOC132607713: protein MYDSIKNYARIADSECICCEHPKEEIVFHVFINRDIASKVWKFFGEPMGISMQKQSIQSMIMSWWNFNTKNSMIRVICQSLPVFICWELWKFWSYVKYGHKSYFVNKICYEVTQHLKVFMNKKAYKLDPNCNWRGICNLIEAYKTRLSNRPVIWDKPPHSVIKINIDGSSLAQFGKAGIGGIATDSNGDIIMDFAKSLPYCSNNSAEIKVASFGISWREHNGINNCILEVDSMLVVKWLKGSYTTPWEFAQEVEHMKRIIERRHIKIQHFFREANIVADALAKFGSNSQHSLIANVFNSMQEMPSEARGAARMDKAQMANFKIRHSR, encoded by the coding sequence ATGTACGACAGTATAAAAAACTATGCTCGAATAGCTGACTCTGAGTGTATTTGCTGTGAACATCCCAAAGAAGAAATTGTTTTTCATGTTTTCATTAATAGAGATATAGCTAGTAAAGTGTGGAAATTCTTTGGAGAACCAATGGGCATCAGTATGCAGAAACAAAGTATTCAATCCATGATAATGTCCTGGTGGAACTTTAACACTAAGAATTCAATGATTAGAGTGATTTGCCAAAGTTTACCTGTCTTTATTTGTTGGGAACTTTGGAAATTTTGGAGTTATGTTAAATATGGTCATAAGAGCTACTTTGTCAACAAGATCTGCTATGAGGTAACTCAACACCTCAAAGTTTTCATGAACAAGAAAGCTTATAAACTGGACCCAAATTGCAACTGGAGAGGGATATGTAACTTAATAGAGGCTTATAAAACTAGACTATCCAACAGACCTGTCATCTGGGACAAGCCTCCACATAGTGTTATCAAGATAAACATTGATGGGAGTAGTCTAGCTCAATTTGGCAAAGCCGGAATTGGGGGAATTGCTACAGATTCAAATGGTGATATCATTATGGATTTTGCCAAATCTTTGCCATATTGCTCCAACAATAGTGCAGAGATCAAGGTAGCTTCTTTTGGAATCAGCTGGAGGGAACACAATGGTATCAACAACTGCATTTTAGAGGTGGACTCTATGCTGGTTGTCAAATGGTTAAAAGGATCATATACAACCCCATGGGAGTTTGCACAAGAAGTAGAGCATATGAAGAGGATCATTGAAAGAAGGCACATCAAAATTCAACATTTTTTCAGGGAAGCAAACATAGTAGCTGATGCATTGGCTAAATTTGGTAGTAACTCTCAACATAGTCTGATAGCTAATGTATTCAATTCTATGCAGGAAATGCCAAGTGAAGCTAGAGGAGCAGCAAGGATGGATAAAGCTCAAATGGCAAATTTCAAGATCAGACATTCAAGATAA